The sequence AACGAAATCCCATCTCTCTGCCCACTACTCTATTCTTAATGAGTGTATCTTCCTGCAAATTATTATCTTTTCCAATAACCAAGAAATCTGTTTCACCACATAAGTCTATTCCTTTTTGTAGCGTCTCCTGCCATAACTTCATCGAGCTTTGACCCGTCAACTGACTGAATTGTACAATCCCTGGAAATGCAAATATCGTTTCCTGTTTCTCTGCAGTATGGAACTCATAGATTTCTGAACCTTCTTTCCCTCCAATTTGAACCGCTCTATAAACATAATCTGTTCCAGGCTTAAGTCTGGTAAGAGTAGCTGTATTAATGAACATTCCGTCATATTTGGTCTTTTTACTTCCCATAATTACAGTTTTTGAATAGGTAGAAAATGTGGACTCATCTACTTCTTCTTTAGTTCCTTCCATATATTCTATTTTGTAGGGTCTATCTGAGTCCGTCATCCAGTTTACTCCCAACTCATCTCCTTTATCTCCTATCAAAAGCATCATTCCTTTTGTATCTGGTACACTTTCCTCCTTTTTTGTTTCAAATATTCTCAAATATGGTAAATGAAAATATAGTTTTGTACTGTCCACATCTTTACGATGTAATTCTATTGCTAGAACATTCAGCCCTTTCTTTAAATCGCTCATATCTGTAATATAAAATGTAGCTTCCTCTATAGTATTAACTGTATTTGATGCCCCCATATCCTGATTAGATAGATATCCTCCACTTGGTACATTTCCAGTATATACAATACTCCCATTCAAATAGACAATTACAGCATCTGCATACCTAATATTACACTCCATATACTGAAAGTTATTTAGGTTTTCAACATTGAATTCATAGCGAAAAAATGCTGTAGATGATAAGTCATCACCTGTAAGGTCCTTTTTATAAATCCCCTGTTTTTCTTCCCATGCATCAGCATCATACTTTATTGTTGTCCATACATTCCCTACCCCTGGTTCTTGTCCTGTATCCATATATTTCCACGATGAATTTTCTGTTATGAGCTCTGACGATTGAATGCTTTCTTCCTTGGCTAACCACTTTTCCCATAAATTACTCCGTGCAGCAACTATCACAAATACACTAAAGAATAATAAAAGAACTAATAGTATTGAAACCCCTATTTTTATCTTCAGATCTTTCTGACTCATACCATCTACTCCTTTAATACTTAAATAAACCGCTAAGAGTGCACAGCTCTAAAGCCTCCTTAATTAATACAGCCATTATATAGATCAGTAATATGAGTATCTAGAAAAGAAAATCTTTTATCAATGGCATACTTAAGCTTCTCAATAGCATCTTCATAGTTAACAGGATTGGGATCTGGTCCTCCTCCTGATATCATCATATCCTCTGAAAATGTATAGCCCCAAACTGCATAGTTTCTCTCTATTGCATCGCCAAGTTCTTCTCTGCCTTCTTCTATAAGTTGATAAAGATACTCTGTACTTAGTACCCCTTTTCTAAGTTCCCAATAACGTTGTACCACAAGATCTACAAAGCCTCTATCCTGAAGGAGTCTATTAAACCATGCCAGTTTCTGAAGAAAAAATTCAGAATAATCCTGACGAAACCACATGTAGTTATCATAAGCATTGTTAAAATCCCATACAGCAATTTTCAGTTTTCCTCCTAGCTCTTTATATACATAGGTAGATAGGTTTCCTGCATCATTGTTCATAACTGCTTCGTTTAAAATCAGATAATCCACAAAAGCATCCACATCAATATACCTTCTATATCCAATTTTGGGATCATCAAATTTGTCAGAATACAGAGCTTTTTCAAAATTACTTATATCCTCTTCAATCCACTGTCGTTGTGTTTTAGTCAAATCAGTTCTTGATGGGTATTCAACATAAAGGTCATTGGATGTTTTTCCCGCTCTTTTTCCATAGTTATTAAGAGGATTATCTTCGGTTCCCTCTCTATCTCGTTTTACTATATACGCAGTTTCTCCACTTAGAAGTCCGAACTCACTCAATCGTAATCTGGATTCACCATTAGTTACAGGCTCCACTGCTAGATATACTCCTTTGTATTCTCCATTGACAAATACTTCGCAGAAACGAGTATCTGGGGCCCATTCGAAAATCTCACGTGACACCTGATAAACTATCCTGTTTCGTAGCAATGTCTTATCAAGGAAAGGTCCATTTAGTACCCATTCACTATTAGCACCCATTCCTAAAAACTCATAATCTTTTGCCCCAGTTTTTCCTTGTTTTCTATAGAACTTTATTCTATATTGTTCTTTGTCAAACCATGAATAGGAAGATGCTCCTCTAAGATTAATAGTAATCCATGCTTCGTAATCTGGTGTGTCATAT comes from Proteiniborus sp. DW1 and encodes:
- a CDS encoding metallophosphoesterase family protein, whose amino-acid sequence is MSQKDLKIKIGVSILLVLLLFFSVFVIVAARSNLWEKWLAKEESIQSSELITENSSWKYMDTGQEPGVGNVWTTIKYDADAWEEKQGIYKKDLTGDDLSSTAFFRYEFNVENLNNFQYMECNIRYADAVIVYLNGSIVYTGNVPSGGYLSNQDMGASNTVNTIEEATFYITDMSDLKKGLNVLAIELHRKDVDSTKLYFHLPYLRIFETKKEESVPDTKGMMLLIGDKGDELGVNWMTDSDRPYKIEYMEGTKEEVDESTFSTYSKTVIMGSKKTKYDGMFINTATLTRLKPGTDYVYRAVQIGGKEGSEIYEFHTAEKQETIFAFPGIVQFSQLTGQSSMKLWQETLQKGIDLCGETDFLVIGKDNNLQEDTLIKNRVVGREMGFRSALESKEIPTIVACYGQSHEAKEDEQAKNHYWTYADMIFISLDVINNDYKLNRDFMEQLIKERNRKWIIVMMNTSTFQENEEMRREYGEMFQELDVDVILSGGRAYSRYYVGKEGVETEGIIKKAKGETVYITAGLFLGNMKRDAVTLNREYSKFYEEKPCIIKIKSTRFDITIETYRIEDGQKIDFCRLVKNDK
- a CDS encoding CotH kinase family protein gives rise to the protein MKKRIYSSIMIVLFIIVVMLGNFVYNRMELNKTKVSPTLKSKTVKKWKKPDAEYMEYYGLGGFDTNLPVLYIDTRNQRITKENKVWAHLAVLNQMEDGTERNIYDTPDYEAWITINLRGASSYSWFDKEQYRIKFYRKQGKTGAKDYEFLGMGANSEWVLNGPFLDKTLLRNRIVYQVSREIFEWAPDTRFCEVFVNGEYKGVYLAVEPVTNGESRLRLSEFGLLSGETAYIVKRDREGTEDNPLNNYGKRAGKTSNDLYVEYPSRTDLTKTQRQWIEEDISNFEKALYSDKFDDPKIGYRRYIDVDAFVDYLILNEAVMNNDAGNLSTYVYKELGGKLKIAVWDFNNAYDNYMWFRQDYSEFFLQKLAWFNRLLQDRGFVDLVVQRYWELRKGVLSTEYLYQLIEEGREELGDAIERNYAVWGYTFSEDMMISGGGPDPNPVNYEDAIEKLKYAIDKRFSFLDTHITDLYNGCIN